One segment of Drosophila mauritiana strain mau12 chromosome 3R, ASM438214v1, whole genome shotgun sequence DNA contains the following:
- the LOC117144344 gene encoding transmembrane protein 135: MGAQSKLAEIAFNCTCYEYHHPWTKSCACAAAGMMLSEIPPSLRTYATVYVVALIMRGRIPSLKDLRRTASGILQSTAFLSMNGGLFVFAVCYLRQILGGFYFGTVAWLPSFLASFSCLAFERPERRAPLALYVANVGIETLWKMMEARGWVRSIPNGQVFIMGASVTALMYLYRAGLHKTVAKDATFKALALIVGKEDEGPLKTPVVTTTQSSREAPLNFQSISAYVQLYDRMLKAKHPSCPHKRGCVPYALIGGLKPFLGGVGLSVGLKLLLNIPKIFKSKMQWRKQIFNGGSLQLGLALGIFSLLFKSTSCGLRHSFGFDNALFAIPAGLIGSIGFFRFPNTTVACYLMWKSMHLLYNWGIAEGKLPEVPHFAMLMYGFFTAVLFHSAILEARSLRPSYYKFLMGISGNRISRFNVKPFEAYGLKSQDQINYVIKKLGIDMTSPYPLFSLTV, encoded by the exons ATGGGCGCCCAAAGTAAACTGGCCGAGATAGCCTTTAACTGCACCTGCTATGAGTATCACCATCCGTGGACAAAGAGCTGTGCCTGCGCTGCGGCAGGTATGATGCTCTCCGAGATCCCTCCCAGTCTGCGCACCTACGCCACTGTTTACGTG GTGGCTTTGATCATGCGAGGACGCATTCCATCGCTGAAGGATCTTAGACGCACTGCATCTGGAATCCTACAGTCGACAGCGTTCCTTTCGATGAATGGAGGCCTCTTTGTTTTTGCCGTGTGCTACTTGCGTCAGATCCTGGGAGGATTCTACTTCGGCACAGTTGCTTGGCTGCCCTCGTTCCTGGCCAGCTTTTCATGTCTTGCCTTCGAGCGTCCAGAACGCCGTGCTCCCCTCGCATTGTATGTGGCCAATGTGGGTATCGAAACCCTGTGGAAGATGATGGAGGCACGAGGCTGGGTTCGATCCATTCCTAACGGACAGGTGTTCATCATGGGAGCAAGTGTGACCGCCTTGATGTATTTATATCGCGCCGGATTGCACAAGACAGTGGCCAAGGATGCGACGTTCAAGGCTCTTGCCCTGATCGTGGGCAAAGAGGATGAGGGTCCACTGAAGACGCCGGTGGTCACCACCACGCAAAGCTCTCGCGAGGCTCCCCTCAACTTTCAAAGCATTTCGGCCTACGTACAGCTCTATGACCGCATGCTGAAGGCCAAACATCCAAGTTGTCCACACAAGAGGGGCTGTGTTCCCTACGCACTTATTGGAGGACTAAAGCCATTCCTGGGCGGTGTAGGCCTATCAGTGGGTCTAAAGCTGCTGCTCAACATCCCCAAGATCTTCAAGTCGAAGATGCAGTGGCGCAAGCAGATCTTCAACGGAGGATCCTTGCAGTTGGGATTGGCGCTGGGCATCTTCTCACTTCTCTTCAAG TCGACTTCATGCGGACTGCGTCACTCGTTTGGTTTCGACAATGCTCTCTTCGCCATTCCGGCTGGCCTCATCGGATCGATTGGCTTCTTCCGATTCCCGAACACCACGGTTGCCTGTTATCTGATGTGGAAGTCCATGCATCTGCTCTACAACTGGGGCATCGCGGAGGGCAAGTTGCCCGAGGTGCCGCACTTTGCGATGCTCATGTACGGATTCTTCACGGCCGTGCTCTTCCACTCGGCAATCCTGGAGGCTCGTTCGCTGCGGCCCAGCTACTACAAGTTCCTCATGGGCATCTCCGGAAATCGCATCAGTCGCTTCAATGTGAAACCCTTCGAGGCTTACGGTCTGAAGAGCCAGGACCAAATCAACTATGTGATCAAGAAACTGGGCATCGACATGACCTCACCCTACCCCCTTTTCTCCCTGACTGTCTAG